A genomic region of Pseudoalteromonas rubra contains the following coding sequences:
- a CDS encoding DUF4157 domain-containing protein has protein sequence MHTKMHQQTLSQQRSRLSKAGNSAMAAQLMASPLMQRRSQEQQALFAPIQRNNTGLPDNLKSGMETLSGYSLDHVRVHYNSSKPAAVQAHAYAQGSDIHLASGQEKHLPHELGHVVQQMQGRVNPTTSVGGMAVNDSPALEREADVMGAKALQMAAKS, from the coding sequence ATGCACACTAAAATGCACCAGCAAACCCTGAGTCAACAAAGGTCTAGGTTGAGTAAAGCAGGAAACAGCGCAATGGCAGCACAACTTATGGCCAGCCCTTTAATGCAGCGCCGTAGCCAAGAGCAACAAGCGCTGTTTGCCCCCATTCAGCGCAACAACACCGGCTTGCCAGATAACCTGAAATCGGGAATGGAAACCTTATCAGGTTACAGCCTGGATCATGTACGGGTGCACTATAACTCATCTAAACCCGCTGCCGTTCAGGCTCATGCTTACGCACAGGGCAGCGACATTCACCTGGCCTCCGGGCAGGAAAAACACCTCCCGCATGAACTAGGCCATGTAGTGCAACAAATGCAAGGGCGGGTAAATCCCACCACATCAGTGGGAGGCATGGCCGTAAATGACAGCCCCGCGCTTGAAAGAGAGGCCGACGTTATGGGCGCAAAAGCCCTGCAAATGGCTGCGAAAAGTTAG